The following nucleotide sequence is from Nothobranchius furzeri strain GRZ-AD chromosome 6, NfurGRZ-RIMD1, whole genome shotgun sequence.
TTGAGGCTCTAAAGAGTTAAACAATTAAAGCTCTGAGGACACACCTGTCCCACTAAAACACAGGTAAGTGGTTTAAAACCCAGAGACGTAAAGGCACCTGAAGGACATGACTACACATTGTTGTATTTAAAATCAATCATGTTTTGTTTTGTACTGATTTCAGTAAAACCACACTTCTAAAATAGCAACGTTAGAAAGTTTTCAAATGAAAATAAGAGAAAACAAAGACATGTTTACCTGCTGAGCTGAGGTCAGCACCCAATCCGGCAGATTATCGACATCCATGTGCAAAATAGTGCAAACATCAGCTGAACTTTCCTCCGAGGCCTAAAAACCAGAAACGACCAGACAGCGGGAGCGTGACCACACGGGTTCAGAGGTCAGCCGGGCCCACAcagataaacaaaaataaacaaaagtagTTCTGATCAGTCATGGCACCGACTGCAGACCAACACATGGAGTCTCCGACAGCTTTCTGACAGCGCCTGCAGCGGAGCACCGCTCCCTCCAGCAGGAAGCCTCGGCCCGGCACCTGGACTGTAAACATTCCAGAGATGATAAATTCAACAGATCTCCTGAAACATTTAGGCTCAGATCTGATTTGTTTTTAAACACGGAACAAAATCAGAAAGCTGAGGGCTGGTTCTGCGGAAGATTCAAGACTTTCAAAACGTTTTGATCAGCAAAGAGCTTCCATGGTCCTCCGCTACAGACAGAAACATCTGGAAGTTCATGGTGTCCAATGTCttcaataaacaaataaacaacaggcGTTCAAACCAAAATGAAACGTTTTTATTTGTAACTTTTAATTtagtttctgctgctgtttacaGAACCCAAACCTCCAGCTGGTCCAGAACTAGGTTATGGGCTATTGGGAAGAGGTTCTGGACTGGGTCAGGGGTTCTGccatcacagtgatgcagggaactgttctgatctggtcctgctggacctgactgcagcctttgacactgttgaccatcacctgctactggagaggctgagagactgggtaggcctatcaggatctgctctggagtggttcccttatctttctgagcgctccttttctgtggccgtctccaagtttaggtcctccaccaccactcttacccatggtgtcccacaaggttctgtgctggggcctctgctcttcctcctgtatctgcttcctcttcagcacatcctgagctccttcaaaggaatctcctaccatctttatgcagatgacatccagctgtacatctcctttaagccccatgagatgtctaagctgaagATGTGTAGCGCTAATCTACAAAACTAGAATTtaagctgttgctattcagctttgttaaatcctgagaaagatcaaacaaattggtaatgaaacttatattatatatatgtatacatacatatatatatatatacacacacatccacggatatttatataatcgatagaagttcatacaccaactggattggtctatatttaatcaaaagattaatatttaatttaagagatttgacttaatagcaaaagtttatttattaattccaaAGATCTAAAGAAATCCTTGCTCATTCAGTGACCAAatgtacaccactctgtgttttattcaaagaagtcaggtttaaaaagttaagaatttattactaacaatttaaagatgacaatttaaaagacaatttataaaagctttggtattaaagcaatctgtgtctggatgaaaactaaaatgaagtgtgtgtgtgtgtttggatgtgtgaatgtagtcTCGGCAGGTTTCTATCAGAGGGagaaaacgcgttctgggtgaaagagttggtTTGCAGCTGAGCTAAGTTATTTCTTAAAGAAACAAGCATACAGAAGCAATccgtcggaagtgtctacctcacccagttaggagacccccttctTGGATCCGAAATGTCAGGAGGACATGATGACCTCCgtgcacgaggtgggtagaagaaccgtagtgtgaccaaatcggtcctgagatgtctccgggtcacaacgactgatgaaactggttgcgtctcaaaaataaaaactctgaaggagttttgcgtcagctggtggcGGATGGCGTTTCTTGCAgaagcaattctatcagcgtgacagaacagcttttaGTCGAGGCTTCGAGCGGCCGACCcgatcctctgggactctcgtgccacggagagattttggtgagctcaagaactgaacttgaactgaggagtttggttttaacatacctcggaacatgccctctcagagatagaaagctttggttatggaacaaagacatgggacagcagttacctttaaccaggggcgtgtccagggagtggcctggggtggcaaatgctacccttggaatctgattggccaccccaggtgccaccacactgaattccctttaaataggcgcttcattgtccacaaaaggcttggggtaaaaaaaaaaaagcataaccattggtgccacccatgcacaaagtggtgcatcacctgggccaccccattttaaagatctggacacgccactgccttTAACCCTGatgtctgtgtcctgcatggtgtgtataagtgcacatgaccttctTCACACTGTTAAAGATTACTGatgatcataaataataataattattaaccaaataataattcatttcaatcattaaatacatttataatgaaccttgatgattatttatgaacattataataagacaatgaaaagagtttattaaaaaggattcttttaaatcttgaagtgtccttcagcttgtggatggaacagcagtcagattaaagatggattacagcagactttgtgtctcctgtgacGGATAATCTGTGAATAGAAGTACAGCCGGGACAGGTTGacccagctggggaagtgtgacctttgggtcacaaatgaggccattcatgtcactacagtgatgatgatgatgatgatgatgatgatgatgttgatgacgatgatgatgatgatgatgatgatgatgatgatgatgatgatggtggtggtggtggtggtggtgatcatgatgatgatgatgatgacgatgatgatgatgatgatgttgatgatgacgatgatgatgataatgatgatggtggtgataataatgatgggtgatgatgataatgatgatgatgatgatgatgatgatgttgatgatgatggtggtggtgatgatgataatgatgatgatgatgatgatgatgataatgatgatgatgatgatgatgatgatgatgttaatgatgataatgatgatgatgatgttgatgatgatggtggtggtgaagatgataatgatgataatgatgatgatgatgacgatgatgatgatgataatgatgatggtggtgataataatgatgggtgatgatgataatgatgatgatgatgatgatgacaatgataataatgatgatgatgatgatgatgatgacgatgatgatgatgatgatgatgatgatgatggtggtggtggtggtgatgatgataatgatgatggtggtggtgatgatgataatgatgatgatgatgatgatgatgatgatgatgatgatgttaatgatgataatgatgatggtggtggtggtgatgatgatgatgatgatggtgatgatgatgatgatgatgttaatgatgataatgatgatggtggtggtgatgatgataatgatgatgatgatgatgatgatgatgatgatgatgttaatgatgataatgatgatggtggtggtgatgatgataatgatgatgatgatgatgatgatgatgatgatgatgatgatgatgatgatgaagttaatgatgataatgatgatggtggtggtgatgatgataatgatgatgatgatgatgatgatgatgatgatgatgatgatgatgatgatgttaatgatataatgatgatgatggtggtggtgatgatgatgatgatgatgatgatgatgatgaaacaaAAACTAAACCATATCATTTGTCATGTTTCTAACCTTTCTAATTTTAGTAAATTAAAAAACGTTTTTGTGTCCAAATGGAAAAGTCTCAATGTAAAGTTCAGGGCTGTTTTAGTTTTTCTGAGCTGCACCTGAACCGCTGGACGTGTTTATTCTGACAGCCTGCCAACTGTTGGGGTCTCTTCGCTGCCGCTCAGCCTTTGCGCAGCATGGACCTGCTGCTGCAAACATGAACACGAAGCGAACAATAAATCAGATCAGAAACATGAAAACGTAAAAGGAGAAAAGTTTCACATGTGAGGATTTCTTCACAAGCCCGACTCCCTGCGCTACAAACTGAACAGGCGCAAACCAACTCCAGCCTGACAAATGACGCATTTTTCATCACTGATATAAAAGCGCGGCATCAGTCCTGCCAGCAGCCGACATTTGCAGTTACGAACTTCTCTGCAGACCTCAGCAGCGCAGCAATCTGCTATGCGCTCCAAGAGGTGTCGCGGAGCGACGCGCACCGGGCTCTCCGCGGAATAACCGAACCTCTCCGAACCAGACAGCGTTTACGCACCATGGACGGCACCAACAACACGACGGCCTGGCCCGAGTTCGACAACACAACGAGCAGACCCAGATCTGAGGACCGGGAAATTAAGCTGAGCTACCAGGTGCTCACGTCCTTCCTGCTGGGCGCGCTCATCCTGTGCGCAATCTTTGGGAACGCCTGCGTCGTCGCTGCCATCGCGCTGGAGCGCTCCCTCCAGAACGTCGCCAACTACCTGATCGGCTCTCTGGCAGTCACCGACCTGATGGTGTCGGTGCTGGTTCTGCCCATGGCGGCGCTCTACCAGGTGCTGAACCGCTGGACGCTCGGACAGGTTCCTTGCGACATCTTCATCTCACTGGACATGGTGTGCTGCACGTCCTCCATCCTGCACCTGTGCGCTATCGCTCTGGACCGGTACTGGGCCATCACAGAACCCATTGAATACATGAAGAAGAGGACACCAAGGCGAGCTGCGGTTCTGATCAGCGTCACCTGGCTGGTCGGTTTCTCTATCTCAGTGCCGCCGATGTTGGTGATGCGCTCCCAGCCCAGCAGCGTGGCCGCGGACAGCGCCAACCCAAAGGAGTGTAAGATAAGACAAGACCCCTGGTACACGATATACTCCACCTTTGGGGCTTTCTACATCCCCCTGACCTTGATGCTGGTTCTGTACGGAAGGATTTTCAAAGCCGCGCGGTTCCGGATACGGAGGACTGTGCGTAAAACTGAGAAAAAGAAAGTTTCTGACTCGTGCCTCGCGCTGTCTCCCGCGCTGTTCCACAAAAAGCCTCCCGGAGACTCGCAGGGGAAGAGCTGGAAGCGCAGCGTGGAGCCGAGGCCGCTGCCGAGCGCCAACGGCGCAGTGAAGCACGCGGAGGACGGCGAGTCTCTGGAGATCATCGAGGTCCACAGCAGCTCCAAATGCACCCTGCCGCTGCCCAACACCCCGAGCTCCGTGCCTTTGTTCGAGAGCAGGCACGAGAAGGCCACCGAGGCCAAGCGGAAGATCGCGCTGGCGCGTGAGCGCAAGACGGTGAAGACTCTGGGCATCATCATGGGCACCTTCATCCTCTGCTGGCTGCCCTTCTTCATCGTGGCGCTCGTCATGCCGTTCTGCCAGGAGTCGTGCTACATGCCGGGCTGGCTGGAGGACGTGATCAACTGGCTGGGCTACTCCAACTCTCTGCTCAACCCCATCATCTACGCCTACTTCAACAAGGACTTCCAGAGCGCCTTCAAGAAAATCATCAAGTGTTATTTCTGCAAACCGTGAAGGTCGCATGTTCTAGTCTCATAATGTCCCGCGTGTCCCGGACTCAGCAGTGCCCGGATCTGACATCCGGGTCCAGAGAGACGCAGCTGACTGACTTCTGTCTCTCCGATCATCAGACGTCTCTAGAAAGCTATGATGGTCTGACTGAAGCTCCATGTTTCTGTTCTGTAAACTAATAAAATAAGTAGCTTTTTCATCTTTTCTCTCaggtttttcttgtttttagtgGATAACAGTTTTTATAACTCTGCAGAAGCAGaaaaaatgatcatttaaatTAAAGAATTTCTTTCAGGTGTAAAATCTGGGGAATTTGGatcaaaaaagcacaattttgtaAAAATTCTCCCATTTTTCTTAAAGTTCGAGTCAAATTTAAAGCAGGTTGAGTTAAAACGGCTCACGTGAGCAGCTGCAGCACTGACACACCGTCTAACGTCTGGTAAGTGGTGATTAAGCAGCAGGATGTTAAAACGGTCACGTTCACAGCTGGGAAGGAATGCAAATGATGCCATTAAACATGTTGCTTCTGTTCCTGCGGCGCCTCCAAACGAACCCACCCAGAACCGGGTTGGCTGCAGAGCCCACATCTTAGCCCTGCTGAAGAAGAGAGGATGAGGATGACACCTTCATCCTTCTTCCTGATcagctaaaaacaaaacaaaataaaacgttTCTGATTCCCTCCATCTGATGTGTgaattaaagaagaagaagaaagaagaaaatatcatttctatagcgcctctcaagataaaaatcaccaggcgcttcacaaaaacaaaaacaaaaaatataaaaaatttaaaaatataaaaaagcatttcgaaaatgtttaaaaatatatttaaaatgagcaagaataagcaattgcgatttaaaagaaaaaatgttaagaaagagagagagagagagagaacaggaaagagggaaaccagtggatcctgaggaaggtggaataggtggggagagcagaataaagagagagaggtgaagaaggtcatacaaaagccagcttgaacaagtgagtcttcagctgctttttaaaggagaccactgagtccactgatctcaggctcagggggagagagttccagagtctgggggccacagcagcaaataaaaTAATCCGTTTAGTCCAAACTATTAGATTTAATCCAAATTAGACGTCGGCTCATCGACTCAAACTTTGGCGGACGTTGCGTCCAGCAGCAGGATGTAGCTGATGCTTCAGTTACCACTCCTGTCCCTGCTGGGTTCTCCTATTAAACAAACTGAATTAACAACGAGAATCGTCTCATGCGGTACTAACAACAATATTAAGACAAGATATAAACAGCAACAGCTAATTATGTGTGTCTGGattttgtgcaaaaatacagaaaCCTTCAGATTTTAAAAACCATTTTCATTTATTCTTTAGCTCTGAAAAACGTTTGCTTCTTTGTGCCTGAAGATTTGAGCTCTGGTGAGCAGGTTTCCTCCCTCGGTGGGACTGTCGTTCCTCTGTAGGTGGTGCAGGACTCACTCCCTGTTTAGCCTCATCAGCCATGAATAAACTCCTTCAAGCATCCGACAACAGTCTGATCTTCTCCAGCACGATGGAGCACCGAGCCAGAGCGATGATTTCCGAACCAAGTGGGTCAGGACCATGTAGGGTCCAGGTTCAGGTCCAGACCCGAGTCCCACTGAGAACTTGTTGCTTGTTGTCCCCCATCAGGGGCAGGAGGACGAACATGAAGCCAACATGATGAGGAATGAGCTCCATCAGTGAAGATCTGGAGCAGCAGGtcggagggggaggggggggggggggcatagagAACTCTTCAGAGTTACTAGATTCActtgttggaaaaaaaaacttttaaagtaTGAAAAGTTGTAgatcagtaaccatggaaaccatggAAACATCTTTGGGTCTAAAAACCTTTAGGAATCTCTACGAACAACAGGGGAAATAtcaaataacacattttaaatgCACTGATTTTCAATTAAAgagtaataaaaacaataaataaataaatgaatacattacagtttttttcgattgctaaaacgcgtttttcaaaactgcacacacaaattcctaaaccgtggcttccctttgcaacaaaaccctgccaccacatatcgtaacatgttcccaaaatggaacacgtgttttcatttggtaaacacagccacattttcacatgacacacacataccactcatcgcttaaacacaagtagcctttgggtgaacactaccaagcatgggaagaacactgaagagcaaaactgaaaacacaatcgtCTAAATGGAacccaatgaattacacactgaatgtatgacagtgcccacttttctctgagacaaacattagacatcacacaaattttgagacaaaacattttatttttatagttacagtaaccacctccaccccctctcccattcaagcataatcatggggcatcatgcctctggtctctgtctggccagagggcctcatcaacatcacaggcgatgtcctcctggtccaaacagcactggaagtagggctgctcaattaatcgaattttaatcacgattacgatctgagttttgaacaattataaaaaacaaaacaagccgattatttgctcctcccgcttgcgctgccctgagttgcaaatgaagcgctcctcccacagtgttgccaacttagtgactttgacgctatttctagcagcttttcagacccccttcttgactttttaacttaaaagtacctagcaaacacctcagaaacatctctgggaacccttagctactttctggataactgtcgtcgacatttcctgcaggttagctaaacactccgcctgcgctccggaccgttcttcaggacattaggaaagggaatgatgtagtgatgtgtcggtcgctaaagaaacggctctcagagccggctccctgttggattaaccagagtgagtgacacacaccgcacctgcggactcctgagccactaaaaacggctacatgtgcacgtgcggcgtgctaaacacacgtgcagtttGCCCTtgattgctgagaccgggttggggggtggggggtgcagctgtggttgggacaattattacattaactgatggacctgtaaataaatagtttataaataaggtagaaataagttcctcacgctgataactaatgactaatctctctgaggacacggtgctagtgcacgctcctacagcaccttgacacgactaaataaatgttatgcaacattttatgaacatcaatttatttgcgtttatttgttataaatgccactgtataattcttgctgtcagtatttgcaagatattgctatttgggtctgtactggttatacttacatgagttaaaccaaggtctatagcccttgggtcatagactatgagctataagtatattggtctttttatactaggaatcaggagttattttagtgatcatcttgtttcttatttttgtcctgattgtgccctgagtagttttatgactgaataaaaacgaataaaatcaacataaattgaaaaatcgtcctaaataatcgtgatctcaatttcagtcaccataatcgtgattattatttttgccataatcgagcagccctagctgGAAGTACCGccccgagtgcctcatgaagccctgacaggcctcaaaggccacaactCTACAAGCctccctcctccatggcttgaagcagtgggacctggctctgtggattcctttcgtacaccttccacctccaggctgaggaaaactcctcagtgggattgaggaagggggagggtcctgaaaccactcatacacctgggtagccttgtggaaacttacttttatgctgcagtccctgattgcaaatttctCACCGGAcatgaaagtttagagatttgaatatttgtgtgttgttgattgaagctttgagagttTGTTTGACAAGTGTGTGTAAAcgtgaaaattgtgtgttgtgttttgacagcaagatgatgtgaaattgacatcagagtgtaaaggaggaaaatcagagttctaatatgataaggaaatcttaagtagtgataaatggaGTCAGGCGATTGGGAattgaagtagaggttgtgaaaattgtgcctcatttttgctttttaaatttaagcaatcgaaaaaaactgtaagtaATAAAATGGatatatttatttaattaattaattaattaaataaataaatatatccatTTTCAACATTTCTAAATAACAGAGACTCAGGTTTAAAGGTGGACTTTATGAAGTTCCGGTGATGTTAAAAACCTAGAATAGAATTTGTTGTTTAAGTCATGGAATAtttctgttggggttattaggagcgaacaatttgtaagctttaacttacttttggattcttcaataaattctgtaaatatgggaatatttactgatttattaattaattaagatattcttagatatacggggcaccattcccctttaaccggggaaaaattgaatccaaaactcttatcagtctttcttgaagttcgtagaatcctcggagcagagacttctcttcgacacaaaaaagctactggagacgaaaatctgaattttataacgtttaattaacaatttgtcaaatgaataaacagtggcataaatgaataataaccatgtgatataattgaagatggatgtgtttgcgtgtgatggaggatgtatgaatggggtcctttgttctcacaaaggagtagtgtgtgtgtgtgtgtgtatggattcaaaatggagtcttgaatacaagatggctgacccctttgtctggctaaagtgtgggtggcaacttgcactttaacttccaaagcacttagaatcagtagtaacttaaccttaaatcactcaaaacatttcaaaggatcatgaaacaacacaaaagattaatcacaagttaatatcttttagtttatcagcctggccatggccgaaacatttaaagatattcaaacaatgataaataagcagtttattctttcaaaatgacctgacggacgtgtttgggaacgaaagaggaaaacacgaagctactttttaagcaatagcgcggttttattgcttattctggactatagaggaaacgggagaggaaaaggagagagagaaatgagttttctgatcaccagaacagcaaggcgtcccccgctgtttgatttgacggttctccgtgtttctccgcagttttcagcgtcatccgtcggtttgatgctttctccgttgtttggcgttctccgtgagtgtttctccacgggctggacacaaagagaacgaagtttcttttgtgctgagtttgacaacttacagcgtctctgagagctggatggagctccgctcgttcccagtcaggtcccgatggagttggagtggcgttccagcggttgcgtggctcaacttgggcacttagagcttccgcgtgctcaagggagtcggagcgttcgacaagcgtgtccttaccgccaggtatcctgggcaaaagaacggggttcctttgtctttcctgatgatttatagtctgagttcgcgggaaagctccgctgactcccacacatgcacagaatgtgtttctggtattaggcggtgacgtcatcacaatgcttccgtgtgcaaagcatcatgggaaatgaagtttcttggcgctgatgtgattatttgcttttcaaagcaatttaagcacagtcattttggagaaaatcactgcatagtaatttcctcatgaggtcagaccctcaacatttctAAAACATGATCTTTGTTCCTCTTAATCTGCTGAGATCCCAACCCTCATTAATGGGATTAAAATTAGGATTACTGTCTGCTTTAATGCTTTACCTGTTTCTGGTTTCCTGTAAAATGGATGAAAGAATGAACTAGAAGAACGAGAATCTGGcttaaaagttcatttatgttctAATCTGACCTACTAAACAGACTCATTCCATGCGAAGCCAGAtgtttcagcttttatttgctGTAACTGTGATGGACGTGACTCACAGCTGATGGAAACCCCACATTCAGCATCTCAGActtttagaatattgtgaaaaagtaAACTGTTCTAAACTCAAAGTGTTACACTCTCATGAGCTGAAGAACACCTAAGAAGGgttctgagcctttagatggtctctcagtctgagctggattaccAGATTTTGCAGGGGATTCTTATTTTTCACCGTTAGTTTTATTATCCTTGATTTAACCACTACTGATACGTAGAATCAAGGACAGCAAACATGGACATTATTATCTTTTAAAATGACATCTACATAAAAATATTAAAGCTAGGATGGAGTGAAGAGAAATCTGTCGCAGAAGGAATTCGGATGATTCCCTAATCCAATGCAAACCTCCTCAGAGGTTTCATCCGACGGCTCTCTCCTCCGATGGATCACAATCCGCTCATCACATTCATCAGCTGCATCTGTAACCCACAATGACTCTGTTTGGATTTAACAGAACAAACCGTATCTTTGTTCCACAGATTTGAGACAATaatacccccccccacacacacacacacacacacacacacagcatctgcCTTGTCCCTTCAGCGCTCCCGGCCTCGTAGCGCCGGAGTCCACCTTAAAAGGCAGCGGGCAGATGGATGCTGGAGAGGTGGTCGCCATGGCAACACATGAGGGATGCTAACTCTGGGGGCTGAGGAGCAATTACCTGATCAAAGGCCTGCAGGAATACAGAGGTGTCCACAGCTGACAGTGTTTGTTTTGTTCCATAAAGTCCTAAAAACATTCCTCGAATCAGGAAACGTCCCTAAACACCTCCAGGAGGACTTCATCTCAAACCTTCAGTCATAAACCAACAATTTAAGTTTATATTTAAATGGAAGCATTTGTTTTTCCTCCTCCAAGTTAAAACTAACATGTTTGTgtctacagtgtgtgtgtgtgtgtgtgtgtgtgtatgtgtgtgtgtgtgtgtgtgtgtgtgtgtgtgggtgtgggtgtgggtgtgtgggtgtgtgtgtgcgtgtgtgtgtgtgggtgtgggtgtgggtgagggtttgtgggtgtgtgcgtgtgtgtgcgtgtgcgtgtgtccgtgcgtgtgtgcgtgtgtgtgtgtgtgggtgtgggtgtgggtgtgtgggtgtgtgtgtgcgtgtgtgtgtgcgtgtgtgtgtgtgtgcgtgcgtgtgtgtgtgtaggtggtggtggtggtggtggggggtctgGTTTATTTGCTCCGTCAGGACAAAGAGTCACGTCTCGTTTCAGCTGAGATGTTTTTGAATCCAACAACCTGCAGCTATGAAACATAAATATTATTCAAAAGGCTGATTTATGATTCTATAAAATCTGTTTTCTTTCATCTCATTTTGGTCTAAATGTTAAAATCAGTGCTCACATGATAATAAACACATCTATGTGCTTCAGGTGCtcagagactcttattgtgaaggatcaaAGGAAGTTCAGAGACCCTCTGTCATCCAGTAAaggttttattttacaaactcaCCTCTGCTGAACTTTCAGACTGCTGCAAGAATAAAATCAAAGGTCTACCTGATGAACACTCGTTTCCAACCAGAACGTCCACCGGAGTCCTGCTGAGAAACGTCTCTGTG
It contains:
- the htr1ab gene encoding 5-hydroxytryptamine receptor 1A-beta; translated protein: MDGTNNTTAWPEFDNTTSRPRSEDREIKLSYQVLTSFLLGALILCAIFGNACVVAAIALERSLQNVANYLIGSLAVTDLMVSVLVLPMAALYQVLNRWTLGQVPCDIFISLDMVCCTSSILHLCAIALDRYWAITEPIEYMKKRTPRRAAVLISVTWLVGFSISVPPMLVMRSQPSSVAADSANPKECKIRQDPWYTIYSTFGAFYIPLTLMLVLYGRIFKAARFRIRRTVRKTEKKKVSDSCLALSPALFHKKPPGDSQGKSWKRSVEPRPLPSANGAVKHAEDGESLEIIEVHSSSKCTLPLPNTPSSVPLFESRHEKATEAKRKIALARERKTVKTLGIIMGTFILCWLPFFIVALVMPFCQESCYMPGWLEDVINWLGYSNSLLNPIIYAYFNKDFQSAFKKIIKCYFCKP